Sequence from the Paenibacillus riograndensis SBR5 genome:
GTCGATCCCGTCGTTGCCTCCCAGCCGACTTTGGCCGGGGCTGTCATGGTCGCCACCGTACTGGCCTCTCAAGCACCCGATGCCGATACCGCACTGCGTTTGAAGGACAACGCGCTGTATATCCGCAACCATCGGGGAATCACACATTCACTGCCGTTCTTACTGTTGTGGCCTGCCCTGATCACTTTGGTTATTGGACCGGTCTTCGGGTTCACAGAGCTACATGATCTGAGCCATATCGCCCTGTGGAGCTTCATCGGCGTGGCTGTTCATGTATTCACCGATCTGTTCAATACTTATGGCACGCAGGCCGCGCGTCCGTTTACGGAGAAATGGATCGCCTGGAACATTATCCACATCTTTGATCCGTTTATATTTGGCAGCCATGTAGCGGCCATCATTCTCTGGATCAGCGGGTTCGTTCCGCCGGCTCCGTTATTCATTACCCTGTATGCCTGCATCGCGCTTTATTATATTTGGCGGACACTGGTGCACGCCCGGCTGACAAGGAAACTCAAGACCAAGGATATCCATCATAGCCCCGGTGAACGCTATTTTGTCATTCCGACCATATCACCTGCACGCTGGAATGTGGTCAAAGCCAAGCCCGACGGCAGTTATATTATCGGCCTGCTGAACAGCGGACGGCTTGAATGGTTCAAGCATGCGGTATGCTCCACTCACCCCGCCGTTGAACATTCCAAAAGCCATCCCGATATTAAAGCCTTTCTGTACTTTACCTCCTACGCGGTAGCCGAGGTCGAGGAACTTCCCTCCGGTTATATTGTACGCTGGGGGGATGTCCGTTATTTACACCGCAAGCAATTCCCGTTTGTTGCAGTACTGGTTATGGACAGCCAATATCATCCACTTAACACCTATGTGGGCTGGCTAAGCAGCGAGAAGCTGGATGAACGGTTCGCCATCGATCCGGGTTCCATGTAGCTTTAGGTTTTGCAGGCGGGGCGTCCGTTTCGGCGGACGCTTTTTGTTGTTTGAACCGGAAACCTTCACAATGATGAAAACTCATCCCTTGACGCCCGCCGGCGCATAGGGCACAATCACCATAAAGCGTTTTCACTTTAACACAAGCCGAAACATAAGGATGATTTGTGTCGTGGAACATATAAATATAAAATCCCGCTGTGCAGAAAATACGCAGCGGGAAAATTGAAAATCGTTCAGTTCATCAAATAAACAAAGGAAAGAAGGCTGACGTTTATGGGTAAAGGCTTATCCCTCTGGTTCGCAGTTTCTTCCATTCTCCTCCTGACTGCAGCCTCCATCTCCATAAGTACTAATATTTGGCTGGCGCTGCTGTTGGGGGTCTTGTGCATTTTGAATATTGGCTGGGGCTTCATCCTCAAAGCCAGACTGAGACGCAAGGCGGAGGCCAAGACGCACCAGTCTTCCTAGCGCAGCGGCAGGAATCCCATCTTCTCTTTGACACCAGCGAGCGTCTGGGCGGCGACTCCGCGGGCGCGTTCTGCTCCTTCAGCGAGAATATCGCTCAGGGCGCCGGAGCTGCGGATCTCCCGGTATTTCTGCTGGAGAGGCTCAAGCGCAGCCACCAGAACCTCGCCCAGATCCTTTTTGAAGCCGCCATACATTTGACCCTCATACCGGTCGGCAATCTGCTGCAGGGTCATTCCGGAGCATTCAGCATAGATACTCATCAGGTTGCTGATCTCAGGCTTATTCGCCGGATCAAAGATAACCTCACGGCCTGAGTCGGTTGTGGCGCGGCTTATTTTTTTGCGGATCACATCAGGCGGGTCCAGCAGGGCGATATAGCTGCCCGGATTCGGGTTGCTTTTGCTCATCTTCTTGGTACCGTCATCCAGGGACATAATCCGTGCACCGACTTCAGGAATGTAAGGCTCCGGAACCGTGAAGAAATCACCAAAACGGTGGTTGAAGCGTCCTGCCAAATCACGCGTCAGCTCCAGATGCTGCTTCTGGTCTTCCCCCACCGGGACCAGATCGGCATTGTAGACCAGTATATCGGCAGCCATCAGCGAAGGATACACGAACAAACCTGCACCTACGGAATCTTTGCCTGAAGATTTGTCCTTGAACTGGGTCATCCGTTCCAGCTCCCCCATCGCTGTAAGGGTGGTCATAATCCAGCCCAGTTCCGCATGCTGCTGTACGTGCGATTGCATATAGACATTGGAAATTTTGGGATCGATTCCAGCCGCAAGATACAGCGCCGCCACAGATTCTGAATTTTCACGCAGCGCGGCAGGGTCCTGTGAGACGGTGATGGCATGCAGATCAACAACCATAAAGTAGCATTCATGCTCCTCTTGCAGTTTGACGAAATTTTTGATCGCACCGATGTAATTCCCCAGGGTCAGTGAACCGCTGGGCTGGATGCCGGACAACACTTTTTTAGCCATAATATTCCCTCCGGTTTATGTTTGTACTTGAACCGCAGCACGCAAAAAGGCCCCACATCCGCAAGGGACGTGAGACCGTGGTGCCACCCTTATTCGCCGTGCGCAGCCTCTTCCCGGAGGTCTGCCGCAACAGCCTTGACTTCCGTTAACGGGGAAGAGCCGGCCGGTCTACTTAAGCCTGAAGCTTGTTCGAGCACGGCGCTCATGGGTCCATTCAGCCTGGAGTGAACCGCCGGTTCGCATCAACCACCGGCTTTCTGAAGGTGCTTCTCCCGCCTACTTGTCCCTGTCATCGCATTGTCATTTTCATGAATGCATTCATCATAGTGCGAACCGGAGAAGTTGTCAAATGACTAACCACAAGTACATAAATCTGGTATGATAAGGGTATCCGTGTCTATCCGATTACAGCTAATCAAAGGAGCATACTTCTCATGAAACAGGTGACCAAAGGGCAGTGGGGCGGTTATGATACTTATATTTTGCATAGCCGTGAGCTGGAAGTCACGCTTTTGCCGCGACTGGGTAACAACGTTATTTCATTGTGGGACCGTAAGCAAAACCGTGAAATTCTTCGCAAGCCGGAAGAGAGCGACCTCTCCTATTACCTTCAGAAGCCTTATCATTTCGGCATGCCGCTCCTGATTCCGCCCGGCCGCATCCGCCAGGGGCAATTTCAGTTCGAAGGCAGGACCTATCAGTTCGAGCAGAATACAGCGGGAGGCCACCACATTCACGGCCTGCACCGGACACAAGCCTGGTGCGTCAGTGATATTGAAGAAGACGAGGAAGGCTGCGCGGTGACTACTGAATTCAATACCGCAGATGATCCCCGCTGGATGGAGCAGTTCCCCGTTCCTCTGAAGCTCGAGATGACGTTCCGGCTGCAGGATAACCGTTTCAGGCAAACCCTAAAGATTACCCATCAGGGAACAGCCCGTGTCCCTTTTGGAATCGGCTATCATACCTGGTTTATGATTGATGGCGAGCCCGGGCGCTGGAAGCTTCAGCTTCCCGCCGAAAATGTCTATGAATTGAACGATGAACTACTGACAAGCGGCAATCTCCTGCCTCTCGGTGAGCTGGAGACCCTGAATCAGGGCTTAGGACTTCAGGGAATCAATCTGGACACTGTGCTGCGCATAGGTGATCAGCAGCCCGCCGAGGCAGTGCTGGCAAGGGATGACGGCTACGTCCTGCGCTATTCGGCCGACCAGGAATACTTCCGCCACTGGGTGGTGTACACCAATGGAACGGCAGACCAATATCTGTGCATTGAGCCCTATACTTGGCTTCCCGACGGGCCCAACCTCGGCAAAGATGATGCTTTTACAGGCATCATTACCTTGGAGCCCCGGCAGACCCTTGCGGTCTCAAGCAGTCTAGAGGTAGTCAGTCCCGAACTATAAATTTCATATAATTACCACCCTTAAAATCTCCTGAACCCGTGCATGAATTTCTCTCCCAGCGCCCATACTATCTTCACAACGGGCGAAGGAGGTGAACAAACATGGGTCAAGCAGGTCAACAAGGTCGCGGTAGCCGTTCCAATAACCTGGTCGTTCCACAAGCGACTGCAGCGCTGCAGCAGTTGAAATATGAAGCAGCACAGGAGCTTGGAGTAACAATCCCAGCTGACGGTTATTATGGGAACTATACTTCCCGCGAAACCGGTTCTTTGGGAGGATACATCACCAAACGTCTGGTGCAACTGGCAGAGCAGCAACTGTCTGGTCGTTCGCAGTAACAGCCTTATCATAAGTATCCCGCCAGGCTGAATGCCTGATGCGGACCTGTTTAACAGCCCTCCCGCGCTTCTCGCCGAAGTGCAGGAGGGCTTTTGTTTATGCACATCTATATGTATAACTCAACCGTAAAATTGATCGGGCTTGTCGGATTGGACATTTCGTGGATAGCGGATCATCAGATTAGCCATATTGTAATTGGATTCCAGTGTGGCATCCACCACTACCATCCCCTGGCGGACGGCAAATTCATAGCTGATTTCACCGTGCGTCCAGCGCCGCTTGTATTTCAGGCTCTCCAGAGCCATAAGCCGGAAAGAAGATTGCTGTACGGTATTCAGCCCTTCCTGTTCTGCAGCGAACGTTCCGCTTCGGCCGGCCAGGGGATTGTGGCGTATTCCGAACTTGCCTATGACGTTATTTCTGATTTGTACAAAGACTGTGCCGGAAGACAGCCCTGACAGTTCCTCCTGCAGTTCCTTAAATACCAGGTCAATCTGTCTTGCCAGTGAAAGTTGTTCCGTTCTTAACATGTGTATCCTCCTAAAAGTTTTGAAAATAGGTGTAAGTGAGTCAAAACTCCTTGTTTCATTTTCCTACAAAATCTGCTTCTTAGCAGCCTTTATATAAGGCTTTAGGCTCATTATAGGCCACTAAGTACAAGCCTTCAACATAATTCAACATAAATGGGTGTTTATCCCTATATATGCGTAATTTGCGTTATTTTATTGTATATAACCTTCTACCAATCGTCTTATTTCGACAGCATTCCAGCATAAAAAAAGACCCCTTTACAGGGGCCTTGCGCATTAATACAAGGTTCTCAAGCCTTCACGGTTGCCTGGGAAAAGATGAACTGTCTTGGTTCTGACAAACTTTTCAGGCCGAAGGCTCCGTCAATTTCATAAATTCGTTGATATCGGCGATGATCAAATCGGCTGCGCCCTGCCAGAAATCCGGCTGAGTCAGATCAACACCAAGGTGCTTCTGCACCAGGTCCTCAAGCGTCATGATGCCCGTGTCGCGCAGCAGGCTGTCATACTTATCGGCAAAGGAAGTCCCTTCTTGAAGCGCGATCTTGTACAGTCCTGTACTGAACATGTAACCAACGGTATAAGGGAAGTTATAGAATGGGACATCCGTAATATAAAAATGCAGCTTGGACGCCCAGAAATGCGGATGGTATTCGGAAAGAATCCCGCAGAAGGCTTCCTTCTGCGCTTCAACCATCAGTGCCGACAACTCTTCGGCATTTACAAGCCCCTGCTTCCGCTTCTCATAAAAACGGGTTTCGAACAAAAAGCGGGCGTGGATATTCATGAAGAAGGCTACACTGTTCTGGATTTTTGCTTCGAGCAGGGCAATCTTCTCCCCGCTGCTTGCAGCAGCCTTCACCTGGGCATCAGCCACAATGACCTCTGCAAAGGTTGAAGCAGTCTCCGCGACATTCATAGCATAGTTTTGATTGAATACCGGGAGATCCTCCAGCAGATAGGAATGATAGGCATGGCCAAGCTCATGCGCCAGCGTTGACACATTGGACGGGGTACCGCTGTAAGTCATAAAAATGCGTGATTCCTTGCTCTCCGGAAAAGATACGCAGAATCCGCCGGGGCGTTTGCCTGGACGGTCTTCGACTTCGATCCAATTGCTGTCGAAAGCATGTTCAGCAAAATCCGCCAGCTTCGGACTGAAATTGCGGAATTGTGCCACAATGTCTTTTGCTGCCTGATCATAGGGGATTTTGCCGGAGGACTCGCCTACGGGAGCCTCCACATCCACCCAGGACAGCGATTCCAGTCCAAGCAGCTTGGCTTTGCGGCTCAAGTAGGAGACCAGCGCCGGCTTGGCTTTGGTGATGACATCCCACATCGTATCCAGCGATTTATGCGACATACGGTTAATGGCCAGCGGCTCCTTCAGCACATCCTCCCAGCCGCGGCCTTTGTACAGATTCAGACGGAACCCGGCAAGATGATTGAGGGTATCCGCACAATAGTCCGCAGCGCTGCCCCAGGCTTCTTCCCATTTGCCGAACATCGCCTCCCGGACCTTGGGATCGGGATCGTCAAGCTTATTGAAGGCCTGTCCGGCAGAGAGCAGCCTGGTCCCCTCTTCATCCTCATAAGGAATCTGTATGGACCCGACAATCGTTTCGTAATGCTCGCTCCAGCCATGGTAGCCGTCAACGGCCAGCGCAAGCGCAAATGCCTCCAGCTCAGGACTCATTTTTTCCCGGGCTAGATCACGGCTCTCGCTAAGCACGAACTTCAGGGGGGCAATCTCTGGGCGGGCCATCCACTCCTGCCATACCTCATCAGAGGTTTGGCGCAGCACATCATCGAACTTGGAGCTGACTCCCTCGAAATCTGCCCGCAGGCCTGCAACCTTGGAGGATAACCGTACGGCTCCCTTGTCCTGCTGGTTCTGGGCACCCAGACATCCGGCGAACTCGGATGCCTGTACCAGCCGGCCGGAACAGCTCTGCAGCAGCGCTATTACATCATCCAGTTGCCTGGTGGACTCGATATTCGCCGGTGATGCAGCCGCCGCAACCTGCTGATCCAATACCCCAATGTCCGTTTCCAGCTGCTTCAAAAAATGCTCGAATTCCGCCGAGGCTGAGCCTCCCGGAAATATAGAATCCAGATCCCAGGTCAATGATAAAGGCTGTTTCATTGTATCTCACCTTTCCTATGTTTACATTTGGTTTTTGTGTTTGGTCTGCGGCCATGGTAAAGTGAATTACAAAAGCTGCACATTTACAAGGAGGTCATCTCATGAAGCCACTGCAAATCTCGCCGGAGACGGCGGTTACCCTAGCCAAACAACTCGGCGTTCCGCTGGAACACTTGATGCATATGCCTCAACATATTTTGCTGCAAAAGATTGCAGAATTATCCAAGAAACAGAGTCAGGACACCACCGACAGCAGCTCAGC
This genomic interval carries:
- a CDS encoding metal-dependent hydrolase, coding for MDTATHFVMGLGLAGLSFVDPVVASQPTLAGAVMVATVLASQAPDADTALRLKDNALYIRNHRGITHSLPFLLLWPALITLVIGPVFGFTELHDLSHIALWSFIGVAVHVFTDLFNTYGTQAARPFTEKWIAWNIIHIFDPFIFGSHVAAIILWISGFVPPAPLFITLYACIALYYIWRTLVHARLTRKLKTKDIHHSPGERYFVIPTISPARWNVVKAKPDGSYIIGLLNSGRLEWFKHAVCSTHPAVEHSKSHPDIKAFLYFTSYAVAEVEELPSGYIVRWGDVRYLHRKQFPFVAVLVMDSQYHPLNTYVGWLSSEKLDERFAIDPGSM
- a CDS encoding DUF5325 family protein, with the protein product MGKGLSLWFAVSSILLLTAASISISTNIWLALLLGVLCILNIGWGFILKARLRRKAEAKTHQSS
- the trpS gene encoding tryptophan--tRNA ligase; translated protein: MAKKVLSGIQPSGSLTLGNYIGAIKNFVKLQEEHECYFMVVDLHAITVSQDPAALRENSESVAALYLAAGIDPKISNVYMQSHVQQHAELGWIMTTLTAMGELERMTQFKDKSSGKDSVGAGLFVYPSLMAADILVYNADLVPVGEDQKQHLELTRDLAGRFNHRFGDFFTVPEPYIPEVGARIMSLDDGTKKMSKSNPNPGSYIALLDPPDVIRKKISRATTDSGREVIFDPANKPEISNLMSIYAECSGMTLQQIADRYEGQMYGGFKKDLGEVLVAALEPLQQKYREIRSSGALSDILAEGAERARGVAAQTLAGVKEKMGFLPLR
- a CDS encoding aldose 1-epimerase, whose protein sequence is MKQVTKGQWGGYDTYILHSRELEVTLLPRLGNNVISLWDRKQNREILRKPEESDLSYYLQKPYHFGMPLLIPPGRIRQGQFQFEGRTYQFEQNTAGGHHIHGLHRTQAWCVSDIEEDEEGCAVTTEFNTADDPRWMEQFPVPLKLEMTFRLQDNRFRQTLKITHQGTARVPFGIGYHTWFMIDGEPGRWKLQLPAENVYELNDELLTSGNLLPLGELETLNQGLGLQGINLDTVLRIGDQQPAEAVLARDDGYVLRYSADQEYFRHWVVYTNGTADQYLCIEPYTWLPDGPNLGKDDAFTGIITLEPRQTLAVSSSLEVVSPEL
- a CDS encoding alpha/beta-type small acid-soluble spore protein, yielding MGQAGQQGRGSRSNNLVVPQATAALQQLKYEAAQELGVTIPADGYYGNYTSRETGSLGGYITKRLVQLAEQQLSGRSQ
- a CDS encoding M3 family oligoendopeptidase, whose amino-acid sequence is MKQPLSLTWDLDSIFPGGSASAEFEHFLKQLETDIGVLDQQVAAAASPANIESTRQLDDVIALLQSCSGRLVQASEFAGCLGAQNQQDKGAVRLSSKVAGLRADFEGVSSKFDDVLRQTSDEVWQEWMARPEIAPLKFVLSESRDLAREKMSPELEAFALALAVDGYHGWSEHYETIVGSIQIPYEDEEGTRLLSAGQAFNKLDDPDPKVREAMFGKWEEAWGSAADYCADTLNHLAGFRLNLYKGRGWEDVLKEPLAINRMSHKSLDTMWDVITKAKPALVSYLSRKAKLLGLESLSWVDVEAPVGESSGKIPYDQAAKDIVAQFRNFSPKLADFAEHAFDSNWIEVEDRPGKRPGGFCVSFPESKESRIFMTYSGTPSNVSTLAHELGHAYHSYLLEDLPVFNQNYAMNVAETASTFAEVIVADAQVKAAASSGEKIALLEAKIQNSVAFFMNIHARFLFETRFYEKRKQGLVNAEELSALMVEAQKEAFCGILSEYHPHFWASKLHFYITDVPFYNFPYTVGYMFSTGLYKIALQEGTSFADKYDSLLRDTGIMTLEDLVQKHLGVDLTQPDFWQGAADLIIADINEFMKLTEPSA
- a CDS encoding YycC family protein, translated to MKPLQISPETAVTLAKQLGVPLEHLMHMPQHILLQKIAELSKKQSQDTTDSSSAAEAPEKGEQ